A single region of the Oncorhynchus tshawytscha isolate Ot180627B unplaced genomic scaffold, Otsh_v2.0 Un_scaffold_3409_pilon_pilon, whole genome shotgun sequence genome encodes:
- the LOC112240348 gene encoding DOMON domain-containing protein FRRS1L codes for MIFLRSLLQLTVLLGQGSWRGVAPSPTDEGALRASHGDHGEPGHKEPHKDSYSTFASEFLESRHLSDDGYPFPTAPPVDPFARIKVVDCGVTKGCIRYGKPGCDAETCDYFMSYRRIGTDVEYEMSADTDGWVAVGFSSDKKMGGDDVMGCVHDDNGRVRIHHFYNVGQWAKEIKRNPARDEEGVFDNNRVTCRFKRPLYVPREETLVDLHLSWFYLLAWGPAIQGSITRHDNDAPPVSDHMISIYKYEDIFMPSTAYQTFSSPFCLLLIVALTFYLLMGTP; via the exons ATGATTTTCCTGCGCAGCCTGCTACAGCTGACGGTGCTCCTGGGCCAGGGCAGTTGGCGGGGGGTAGCGCCGAGTCCCACGGATGAAGGCGCACTGCGGGCGAGCCACGGAGACCACGGAGAGCCGGGCCACAAGGAGCCCCATAAGGACTCATACAGTACGTTCGCCTCGGAGTTCCTGGAGTCTAGACATCTATCGGATGACG GCTACCCCTTCCCCACCGCCCCTCCTGTGGATCCCTTCGCCAGGATCAAAGTCGTAGACTGTGGAGTCACCAAGGGCTGCataag GTATGGGAAGCCGGGGTGTGATGCAGAGACGTGTGACTATTTCATGAGTTACCGGCGGATCGGGACAGACGTGGAGTATGAGATGAGTGCTGACACTGACGGCTGGGTGGCTGTAGGTTTCTCCTCAGACAAGAAGATG gGAGGAGATGACGTGATGGGCTGTGTCCATGACGATAATGGGCGTGTTCGTATCCATCACTTCTACAACGTGGGCCAGTGGGCTAAGGAGATCAAGAGGAATCCTGCCAGGGACGAAGAGGGTGTGTTTGACAACAACCGTGTGACCTGCCGCTTCAAACGGCCGCTCTACGTCCCTAGAGAGGAGACACTGGTGGATCTGCATCTCTCCTGGTTCTACCTGTTGGCCTGGGGGCCTGCTATACAAG GTTCCATCACACGCCATGACAACGATGCTCCGCCAGTCTCCGATCACATGATCAGCATCTATAAATATGAGGACATCTTCATGCCGTCTACAGCCTACCAGACGTTCTCCTCACCCTTCTGTCTGCTGCTCATAGTAGCCCTCACCTTCTATCTGCTGATGGGCACCCCCTGA